The proteins below are encoded in one region of Candidatus Bathyarchaeota archaeon:
- a CDS encoding archaemetzincin family Zn-dependent metalloprotease — MRCNVRIVPVGNPSRRVIDFLLRYLKDSDLEAETYLSEPLHPVEFAYNPARRQYLSTAILRALLGINRVDGERVLGVTELDLYVPGLNFVFGEALYTGAAAVISTYRLESMPIIFGATIESRVAKEAIHELGHTFGLTHCSRRSCVMSFSNSVFETDIKGERFCNECKGKLQV; from the coding sequence ATGAGGTGTAACGTAAGGATAGTGCCTGTTGGAAACCCATCCCGACGGGTGATAGACTTTCTTTTGAGATACCTCAAGGATTCCGACTTGGAGGCTGAGACCTATCTTTCAGAGCCTCTACATCCTGTAGAGTTCGCCTATAACCCAGCTAGGAGGCAATACCTTTCGACAGCGATCTTGAGGGCTCTGCTTGGAATTAACCGAGTTGATGGTGAGAGGGTTCTTGGAGTGACGGAGTTGGACCTTTACGTCCCAGGTTTGAACTTCGTATTTGGAGAGGCCTTGTATACAGGAGCAGCTGCAGTCATCTCAACCTATAGGTTAGAGTCTATGCCAATAATTTTTGGGGCTACCATAGAGAGTAGGGTCGCCAAGGAGGCTATACATGAACTCGGCCACACCTTCGGGTTAACTCACTGTTCCAGAAGGTCTTGTGTGATGAGCTTCTCCAACAGTGTTTTTGAAACTGATATTAAGGGGGAGAGGTTCTGTAATGAGTGTAAGGGGAAACTTCAGGTTTGA
- a CDS encoding MBL fold metallo-hydrolase, with protein MNIRFLGGCREVGRSAVAVELNHARLLLDYGVILNDAVGFPAHISPKDLDGIILSHAHLDHSGLMPLFYLRRRLPLYGVEPTFEFTRLLIKDFIHLSGYFLPYEYVDLEAMLENCIAIPYRKEFEISGVKVNLLNAGHIPGSSQILIEAEGKRLLYTGDFNSKETKTLGPADQDFDGLDVMITESTYANEDHPERYVVEREFVARCREVVERGGVVLVPAFGVGRSQEIATVLAAYDFKYPVFMDGMALDATEILLNHSNSLRDEDLFKKAVKHTKWIGTWSERRRAVRTPSVIISPAGMLKGGAAVFYMEEIAKKKDNAIFLVSFQIPGTPGSILLEKRRFVLHGKSRKVDSEVEKFDFTSHGGRSDLQDLLSRLDSKTKVFTIHGAETNCVKLASWASKELGLEACAPRPGEEFKV; from the coding sequence TTGAATATCAGATTCCTCGGAGGATGCAGGGAGGTTGGGAGATCAGCTGTAGCTGTCGAGCTGAACCATGCAAGATTGCTGCTCGACTACGGTGTGATCCTAAATGACGCAGTCGGATTCCCAGCCCATATCTCTCCAAAAGATTTAGATGGGATAATCCTGTCCCACGCCCATCTTGACCATAGTGGTCTGATGCCCCTCTTCTATCTCAGGAGACGCCTCCCCCTATATGGGGTTGAGCCAACATTCGAGTTTACTCGACTACTTATAAAGGACTTCATACATCTCAGCGGCTACTTCCTGCCCTACGAGTATGTTGACCTGGAGGCTATGCTTGAGAACTGTATCGCAATACCTTACCGGAAAGAGTTTGAAATCTCAGGGGTTAAGGTCAACCTCCTAAACGCTGGACACATTCCTGGGAGCAGCCAGATACTGATCGAAGCAGAAGGGAAACGTCTCCTCTATACTGGAGACTTCAATTCGAAAGAGACCAAGACCCTCGGACCTGCAGATCAAGATTTCGACGGCCTCGACGTGATGATAACTGAGTCTACATACGCAAATGAGGATCACCCTGAGAGATATGTTGTCGAGAGGGAGTTTGTTGCAAGGTGCCGGGAAGTTGTGGAGAGGGGCGGTGTCGTTCTTGTTCCTGCGTTCGGTGTAGGCAGGTCTCAGGAGATCGCTACTGTCCTAGCGGCCTACGACTTCAAGTATCCAGTCTTCATGGACGGTATGGCTTTAGATGCAACTGAGATTCTGCTCAACCATTCAAACTCTCTAAGGGATGAGGATCTGTTTAAGAAAGCGGTTAAACATACTAAGTGGATTGGAACATGGAGTGAGAGGAGGAGGGCTGTTAGAACCCCGTCTGTAATAATATCTCCAGCTGGAATGTTGAAGGGAGGAGCGGCTGTATTCTATATGGAGGAGATAGCTAAGAAGAAGGATAACGCCATCTTCCTGGTAAGTTTCCAGATACCAGGAACCCCAGGCAGCATTCTACTTGAGAAGAGAAGGTTTGTTCTGCATGGGAAGTCGAGGAAGGTAGATTCTGAAGTTGAAAAGTTCGACTTTACATCTCACGGTGGTAGGAGTGACCTCCAAGATCTCCTTTCGAGACTTGACAGTAAGACGAAGGTATTTACAATTCACGGCGCAGAGACAAACTGTGTCAAACTTGCAAGTTGGGCTTCGAAGGAGCTTGGTCTGGAGGCTTGTGCACCAAGGCCAGGTGAAGAATTTAAGGTATGA
- a CDS encoding proteasome assembly chaperone family protein → MTVNINVHRGSYRNATLITGFHGIGETGYIATSFLVQALKAKRIGFIEVAHPPPFVNSTPEGIVTPFEIYRKNNLIIVKLEFSPHKSEEAEFARALSSWVIKEKFKEAIMVGGLDSRFKTENSKLRVVSTRAFNSRARVFEGQRLEEELFVYGPLAIMLSEFEIHDFPAIAILPYASSVRPDPAAAAVAIRNICKMCDLKVDVSELERDAEEIEAEIEKRMEQTQKSFQGMFV, encoded by the coding sequence TTGACAGTTAACATAAATGTTCATAGAGGAAGCTATAGGAATGCAACCCTGATCACAGGCTTTCACGGCATAGGGGAGACAGGTTACATAGCGACCTCGTTCCTTGTCCAAGCCCTGAAGGCTAAGAGGATAGGTTTCATTGAGGTAGCCCACCCCCCGCCATTCGTCAACTCAACACCTGAAGGAATAGTCACCCCATTCGAGATCTATAGAAAGAATAATCTGATCATTGTGAAGTTGGAGTTCTCTCCACATAAGAGCGAGGAGGCTGAGTTTGCAAGAGCCCTGTCATCATGGGTTATCAAGGAGAAGTTTAAGGAGGCAATAATGGTAGGCGGGTTAGACTCAAGGTTCAAGACTGAGAATTCAAAGTTGAGAGTGGTGTCTACTAGAGCATTTAACAGCAGGGCCAGAGTTTTCGAAGGTCAGAGGTTGGAGGAGGAATTATTTGTCTACGGCCCCCTAGCTATAATGCTGAGTGAATTCGAGATACACGACTTTCCAGCCATAGCTATCCTTCCATACGCCTCATCTGTGAGGCCTGACCCAGCAGCCGCAGCTGTGGCTATAAGGAACATTTGTAAAATGTGTGATTTGAAGGTTGACGTTTCAGAGTTGGAGAGAGATGCTGAGGAGATCGAGGCTGAGATAGAGAAGAGGATGGAGCAGACACAGAAATCCTTCCAAGGAATGTTCGTGTAG
- the tgtA gene encoding tRNA guanosine(15) transglycosylase TgtA has protein sequence MNSMFQEDVFEVTYEDLLGRVGRLHTKSGIIETPCIFPVVHPAKQPVSPKEMWSMGFKAVMTNAYLARKFLGPDVGMRIHRLLDFPGVVATDSGAYQILVHGGIDATQEEIINFEEKIDSDIAVILDVPTGLTANRRHAERTVNETLERADRALRVFRKRDILWVGPVQGGLHLDLLSKCAREMSSKGFPIIALGSPTQVMEKYMYKDLARMILTCKSNIEPRKPLHLFGAGHPSMLALAVSLGCDLFDSASYNIYARNNRYMMPHGTFKLDELHYLPCSCEVCRKTSVKNLLDLPVEERTRRLSIHNLNVLLDEINMVKQSIVEGRLWEHLIQRVRAHPKLFEPIHQLKDYYEMFEFHTPISKGRGLFYFDHLDLLRPEVERFRRNVNKSYSPPEKLRNLLLLPPPQSKPYSSSRSIKRLLKAAVTRKFEICFYAIPYGVVPFELSDIYPVAQTEIHGQPDEISILDTAEMVFQYLVNHRYERVVAYVLNEYWAKRVSSKVRSACAKTSQRLTVFNHRGESWGDEAIENLIRIMKR, from the coding sequence TTGAATAGTATGTTTCAGGAAGATGTCTTCGAGGTTACGTATGAAGACCTGCTGGGCAGGGTTGGGAGGCTGCATACGAAGAGTGGGATTATAGAGACGCCGTGCATCTTTCCTGTGGTTCATCCAGCTAAGCAACCTGTCTCACCCAAAGAAATGTGGAGTATGGGTTTCAAAGCAGTTATGACTAACGCTTACTTGGCACGCAAATTTTTAGGCCCAGATGTTGGGATGAGGATACATCGATTATTGGATTTTCCAGGGGTGGTAGCTACCGATTCAGGTGCATACCAGATACTTGTCCATGGCGGAATCGATGCGACTCAAGAGGAGATAATTAATTTTGAGGAGAAGATAGATTCAGATATCGCTGTTATCTTGGATGTTCCAACAGGCCTCACTGCTAATAGGCGACATGCCGAGAGGACTGTAAATGAAACTTTGGAGAGGGCGGATCGAGCTCTGAGGGTCTTTAGGAAGAGAGATATCTTATGGGTTGGGCCTGTTCAGGGTGGCCTACATTTGGATCTTCTCTCCAAATGTGCAAGAGAGATGTCAAGCAAAGGCTTTCCCATTATCGCCTTGGGTAGTCCAACACAGGTCATGGAGAAGTATATGTATAAGGATCTTGCTAGAATGATTCTGACATGCAAATCCAATATTGAACCTAGAAAGCCCCTCCATCTTTTCGGTGCAGGCCACCCTTCGATGTTGGCCCTCGCTGTTTCTCTTGGATGTGATCTATTCGACTCAGCCTCCTATAACATCTACGCTAGAAATAACAGATATATGATGCCTCATGGGACATTTAAATTGGATGAGTTACACTATCTGCCATGTTCATGCGAAGTTTGTAGAAAAACTTCTGTGAAAAACCTATTGGACCTCCCTGTTGAAGAGAGGACTAGGAGACTCTCAATCCACAATCTCAATGTTCTCCTTGATGAGATCAACATGGTGAAGCAGAGTATCGTCGAGGGTAGATTGTGGGAACATCTTATCCAGAGGGTGAGGGCTCACCCCAAACTATTCGAGCCTATACATCAGCTTAAAGATTATTATGAGATGTTTGAATTCCATACCCCCATATCGAAGGGTAGGGGCCTCTTCTACTTCGATCATCTCGACCTGTTGAGGCCTGAGGTTGAAAGGTTCAGGAGAAATGTGAATAAAAGTTATTCGCCGCCTGAAAAATTAAGAAATTTACTGTTACTCCCACCCCCCCAATCGAAGCCTTACTCATCGAGCAGATCTATCAAGAGATTGTTGAAAGCAGCCGTTACTAGAAAGTTTGAGATATGCTTCTACGCAATCCCTTACGGTGTCGTCCCATTTGAACTGAGCGACATATATCCAGTAGCACAGACTGAGATACATGGACAGCCTGACGAGATCTCCATACTCGACACCGCTGAGATGGTCTTTCAATATTTGGTGAACCATCGATACGAGCGTGTCGTGGCATATGTTTTGAATGAGTATTGGGCAAAAAGAGTATCATCGAAAGTCAGGTCTGCCTGCGCTAAGACAAGTCAGAGGTTAACGGTCTTCAATCACAGGGGAGAGTCTTGGGGAGATGAAGCCATAGAGAATCTGATAAGGATCATGAAGAGATAG
- a CDS encoding tautomerase family protein translates to MPYVQVNLLEGRSEEQIEKLVEAITEAFVNILGVPKEVVWIEFNEMPKNRFAQGGVLRSKRQP, encoded by the coding sequence ATGCCTTACGTACAAGTCAATCTTTTGGAAGGTAGGAGTGAAGAGCAAATAGAGAAGTTGGTGGAGGCTATAACAGAGGCCTTCGTAAATATACTCGGGGTTCCAAAGGAAGTTGTATGGATAGAGTTTAATGAGATGCCTAAGAACAGGTTTGCGCAGGGGGGAGTCCTGAGGAGTAAGAGGCAACCCTGA
- a CDS encoding PAC2 family protein, which produces MSTEVFFERPMLREPVLVEGLPGIGFVANIVGLHLVKELRAKIFCEIHSPFFQAVALTTGKGYVRPPVNELYYAKTCTDIDLIILYGNTQASTGRGQYELSSKILDIAEMSGCRTIITVGGLKRNSQPSTPRVFCTATDKETLKKVMSLGASPFQGRVYGAAGLLLGLARLRGLIGYCILVETLGIYPDALAAKVALDFLSKSLSLPLDPSNLNRAVELTRRLLGIHGEESPKY; this is translated from the coding sequence GTGAGCACCGAAGTATTCTTTGAGAGGCCTATGTTGAGGGAGCCGGTCCTGGTTGAGGGTCTACCTGGGATAGGGTTTGTAGCCAACATTGTCGGTCTGCACCTAGTCAAGGAGCTGAGGGCAAAGATATTCTGTGAGATTCATTCTCCCTTCTTCCAAGCAGTTGCTCTCACAACAGGTAAGGGATATGTCAGACCACCGGTGAATGAACTCTACTATGCAAAGACTTGCACCGATATCGATCTGATTATTCTCTACGGCAACACTCAAGCCTCAACTGGGAGGGGACAATATGAATTGTCGTCTAAGATTCTAGATATCGCAGAGATGAGTGGTTGCAGAACCATCATCACAGTCGGCGGTCTCAAAAGAAACTCACAACCATCCACGCCGAGGGTCTTCTGCACAGCCACCGATAAAGAGACTCTTAAGAAGGTTATGAGTCTGGGTGCGTCACCCTTCCAAGGTAGGGTTTATGGAGCTGCAGGGTTGCTTCTGGGGTTGGCAAGGCTGAGAGGATTGATTGGCTACTGCATATTGGTTGAGACCCTAGGCATATACCCTGACGCCTTAGCTGCAAAGGTTGCCCTAGACTTCCTATCGAAGTCCCTAAGCCTACCCTTGGACCCCTCAAACCTTAACAGGGCGGTAGAGTTGACTAGGAGACTTTTAGGCATTCATGGTGAGGAGTCTCCCAAATATTGA
- a CDS encoding Lsm family RNA-binding protein, whose translation MSSVAERRFREELSLLIQKPVTVRTSMGKTYTGTLYGVDANTLSMCLANVKDESGQEIRRLVLNGRAVLEVYGLETPFDIHSLAERLERVFPRMVKTIDEAGVIVVMDKIRVSEKGVIEGRGPAAERVQRVYEEFMRQREKST comes from the coding sequence ATGTCGTCGGTCGCTGAGAGAAGATTTAGGGAGGAGCTCTCCCTACTCATTCAGAAACCTGTAACTGTACGAACATCCATGGGTAAGACATATACTGGGACACTCTACGGTGTCGACGCCAACACATTGAGCATGTGTCTGGCCAACGTTAAAGATGAGTCAGGCCAAGAGATCAGGAGACTTGTATTGAATGGGAGGGCTGTTCTCGAGGTCTACGGCCTTGAAACACCATTCGACATCCACAGTTTGGCAGAGAGACTTGAGAGGGTATTCCCAAGGATGGTGAAGACAATCGATGAGGCAGGCGTCATAGTGGTGATGGATAAGATCAGGGTCTCAGAGAAGGGTGTTATAGAGGGTAGGGGTCCAGCAGCCGAGAGGGTTCAGAGGGTCTATGAAGAGTTTATGCGCCAGAGGGAGAAGTCTACTTAA
- a CDS encoding adenylate kinase family protein, whose product MYTGVWIELSRLILVTGTPGVGKTTVSRIIAEKLNGIHVDVGRVALEEGLTKGYSAENHSHIMDIERLSRRLGKIVKSSNCDVILDGHFIPKIYGFKPSLIYVLRCHPKILRLRLKRKGYPENKIADNVAAELLDTCLYDILSTFRLDKTVEIDTSKKKPAQVASLALKILDDRIKLREVKIDWLHRLLVEGKLEEILHYIESQAPRMKIR is encoded by the coding sequence ATGTATACTGGAGTGTGGATTGAGTTATCTAGACTCATATTGGTCACAGGCACTCCTGGGGTTGGCAAGACTACCGTGTCAAGAATTATAGCTGAAAAACTTAATGGAATCCATGTCGATGTTGGAAGAGTCGCTTTAGAAGAGGGTTTGACGAAAGGCTACTCTGCAGAGAATCATTCGCATATAATGGATATTGAGCGTCTCAGTAGGAGGCTTGGCAAGATCGTAAAATCTTCGAACTGCGATGTTATTCTGGATGGCCACTTCATCCCGAAGATATACGGGTTTAAACCCTCATTAATCTACGTCCTGAGATGTCACCCGAAGATTCTGAGGTTGAGGCTTAAGAGGAAGGGCTATCCTGAGAATAAGATCGCCGATAATGTCGCAGCTGAGCTGCTTGACACGTGTCTTTACGATATTCTTTCAACTTTCAGGTTAGATAAAACTGTTGAGATCGACACATCAAAAAAGAAGCCGGCTCAAGTGGCGTCACTAGCCTTGAAAATACTGGATGATAGGATCAAGTTAAGGGAGGTCAAGATAGACTGGCTTCACAGATTGCTTGTTGAAGGAAAACTTGAGGAGATACTTCATTATATAGAGTCGCAAGCCCCAAGAATGAAGATTCGATAG